The DNA sequence GTTCGCGCTCGACGTGCTCACTCTACAGACGTGCTTTGACGCGGAAGGCTCCATCAACGCCCGCTGCACCGGACTAGATCGGCATCTCGTTAGGTAAGATTGCTTGGCTTACTCGGCATCTCGTTAGGTAAGATTGCTTGGCTTACTAGGATGGAGCCGACGGGAATCGAAAAGCCTCCCAGAGAGCGCACCGTAGCGCTCACTTTGAACCTGGAGGTCCCAATTCCTCTGGCAGCCGCGCGGGGACAAACTTCAATCCCTTGAGCGCGTCTATCACAATAAAGCCTTGGGCGGCGATCTTCACCAGATCTCCATCCTCGGCGCTTCCACTTGTAAGCCCGAGATCCGCTTCTTCTCTCGTCGAGAACGTCTGAGCTAAGGTCACCGGTTTGTGGGTGAAGAAGCTCCGGAAGTACTCGCGATATTAATCCAGCTTCAGGATGTCGCGAACGTAAAGCACCCGACCGAAACGATTCGAAGCGCCTCGTCTTCCGGCGAGCCTTCTGGATACTTCGCCGACACGGTGCCCACCGTCTTCATGACAGCATCAACTTCGAAATTTGAATTGTAGGTCATTGGTCATTGGCCGGCGCAGGAAAGCAGCCCAGGCCTGATGCGTTCTCCTGGGTGAGGATGGGAAGAAGACCCCAGGTGACGCGGGGTTACGCGCAGAAGGGGTGAGCGGAATCGAACATGACCTGGCGGGTCCTTGTTCTGATCGGCTCCCTGGCAGGTAGGAGATGCTCGATACTCGGCAAGCAGCCCGAGGCGGAGGGATGGGGCCGGCGAGCCCCATCCCCCCAATGCCCCGTTCCGCCATGAGCGCGGAGGCGGGGCGCAAGGAGTCGAGCATGAGTGGACTGGGAGGACAACAGCGGCGAGTGCTCCAGCACGCGCGGCTGCCCTGGGACGAAGGGGTGAAGGACCCGAGAGGGGCGCGAGGCAGGCGCCATGAGCACCTGGGCCTGTTGGGACTGGTGGTGGCGGCGTTCGCGGTGGGAAAGAAGGGGCTGAAGCAGGCGGCGCACCTGGCCCAGGACGTGGGGGCGCGGACGCGAAAGCGGCTGGGGCTGCCGCTGGCGGTGGCGGGCTCGACGCTGTGGCGCTTGCTGACGAAGCAGTTGCCGCAGGGCTTGAGTCAGACTTTGAAGGCTCAGGTAGAGCGGGAACTCAAAAACCCCAGAACGCCGCGGCTGCCCTTGCCCATGGGCGTGGTGAGCCTGGATGGCAAGAGCCTGTGGACCACCCACCAGGGCGAGGTGAAGGGCCTGCAGGCGGTGGCCAACGACGAGGCGGGCCGCGAGCTGTGGAGCCTGGGGGCGCTGCGCGCGGTGCTCACCAGCGTGGTGGCCGCGCCGTGCTTGGACATGGAGTTCATCAGCGCCAAGGAGGGAGAGTCCCCCGCCTTCCGGCAGCTGTTGCCTCGGGTGGTGCAGGCCTATGGCGAGCACTTCGGGGTGGTGACGGCGGACGCGGGACTGACGGCCGCACCGAACGCCGCGCTGGTGCGACAGCTGGGCAAGCATTACTGCTTGGGGCTGAAGGCCAATCAGCCCACCCTCCATGAGTACGCGGTGCAAGCCCTGGCCGACAAGCAGTGTGCGGCGCGGGCGCGCACCGAGCAGCGAGCACATGGCAAGACGGTGGTGCGTGAGCTGTGGACGCACGCGCTCAAGGAGGGCGAGGTGGACTTCCCGGGAGCGCGCATGTTGCTGCTGGTGCGCCAGCAGCACTGGGGTGATGACGGCTCCTGTGAGCAGGAGTACCGCTACTTCGTCACCTCTTTGGACACCACCCTCTTCAACTACAAGCAACTGCTGCGGCTGGTGCGGGTGCACTGGGGGATTGAAAACCGCCACCACTGGACGCTCGACATGGTGCTGGGCGAGGACGCGCGCCAGCCCTGTCGCCCCACCCGCACGGCCCTGGAGGTAGTGGCC is a window from the Hyalangium minutum genome containing:
- a CDS encoding ISAs1 family transposase, encoding MSGLGGQQRRVLQHARLPWDEGVKDPRGARGRRHEHLGLLGLVVAAFAVGKKGLKQAAHLAQDVGARTRKRLGLPLAVAGSTLWRLLTKQLPQGLSQTLKAQVERELKNPRTPRLPLPMGVVSLDGKSLWTTHQGEVKGLQAVANDEAGRELWSLGALRAVLTSVVAAPCLDMEFISAKEGESPAFRQLLPRVVQAYGEHFGVVTADAGLTAAPNAALVRQLGKHYCLGLKANQPTLHEYAVQALADKQCAARARTEQRAHGKTVVRELWTHALKEGEVDFPGARMLLLVRQQHWGDDGSCEQEYRYFVTSLDTTLFNYKQLLRLVRVHWGIENRHHWTLDMVLGEDARQPCRPTRTALEVVAWLRALAFNLLSFFRARLPPEGRYLVEWARACEVLRDSLVHGRRQQTLLPAA